The following proteins are co-located in the Hevea brasiliensis isolate MT/VB/25A 57/8 chromosome 11, ASM3005281v1, whole genome shotgun sequence genome:
- the LOC110648756 gene encoding protein unc-13 homolog yields the protein MASLFRDLSLGHSKRESTPSPLQPPPTMPSKLTASDLESPLGQLSSQLTDSDLRATAYEIFVAVSRTSAGKPLTYISSSSNSDFSTHHHSPNSPNSPALQRSLTSAAASKMKKAFGLKSPGSGSKKSPGSGPGSGQGKSKRPLTVGELMRSQMRVSESIDSRIRRALVRVAAGQVGRRIESVVLPLELLQQLKHSDFADLQEYETWQKRTMKVLEAGLLMHPRVPLEKSNPTSQRLRQIINGALDRPIETGKNNESMQVLRSAVTSLANRSDGSFSEICHWADGIPLNLRLYEMLLEACFDVNDETSIIEEVDELMEHIKKTWTILGMNQMLHNLCFTWVLFHRFVATGQVETDLLDAADGQLAEVAKDAKTTKDPQYAKVLSSTLSSILGWAEKRLLAYHDTFDSGNIETMQSIVSLGVSAAKILVEDISNEYRRKRKGEVDVARSRIDTYIRSSLRTVFAQRMEKADSSRRASKNQANPLPVLAILAKDVGELSLNEKRVFSPILKRWHPLAAGVAVATLHACYGNELKQFISGIMELTPDAVQVLRAADKLEKDLVQIAVEDSVDSDDGGKAIIREMPPYEAEAAIANLVKAWIKARLDRLKEWVDRNLQQEVWNPQANQEGFAPSAVEVLRIIDETLDAYFQLPIPMHPALLPDLMSGLDRCLQYYASKAKSGCGSRNTYVPTMPALTRCTTGSKFQGVWKKKEKSPNPQKKNSQVATMNGDNSFGIPQLCVRINTLHRIRTELDVLEKRIITHLRNSESAHTEDFSNGLAKKFELTPSACVEGVQQLSEALAYKIVFHDLSHVLWDGLYVGEPSSSRIEPFLRELERNLIIISDTMHERVRTRVVTDLMRASFDGFSLVLLAGGPSRAFTRQDSEIIEDDFKSIKDLFLANGDGLPAELIDKFSVTVRGILPLYRTDTESLIDRFRRVTLEAYGSSARSRLPLPPTSGEWNPTEPNTLLRVLCYRNDEAATRFLKKTYNLPKKL from the exons ATGGCTTCTCTTTTCAGAGACCTCTCATTAGGCCATTCCAAGAGAGAGTCAACACCATCGCCTCTCCAACCGCCACCAACAATGCCTTCTAAACTAACTGCCTCCGATCTCGAGTCTCCACTCGGCCAACTCTCATCCCAGCTCACCGATTCCGACCTGCGAGCCACCGCGTACGAGATCTTTGTTGCCGTATCCCGCACCTCAGCTGGCAAGCCTCTCACCTACATCTCCAGCTCTTCCAACTCCGACTTTTCGACTCACCATCACTCACCTAATTCGCCTAACTCGCCCGCGTTGCAGCGCTCGCTCACTTCTGCCGCTGCTAGTAAAATGAAGAAGGCTTTTGGCTTGAAATCGCCAGGTTCCGGTTCTAAGAAGAGCCCCGGTTCGGGTCCAGGCTCGGGCCAAGGCAAATCCAAGCGGCCTTTGACTGTTGGAGAGTTGATGAGGAGCCAAATGCGGGTTTCGGAGAGTATAGATTCAAGGATTAGGAGAGCTCTTGTGAGGGTTGCTGCTGGTCAG GTTGGAAGGCGAATTGAGTCGGTTGTTCTACCACTAGAGCTATTACAGCAGCTTAAGCATTCAGATTTTGCTGATCTACAAGAATATGAAACATGGCAGAAGAGAACTATGAAAGTTCTTGAGGCTGGACTTCTTATGCATCCTCGTGTACCCCTTGAAAAGTCAAATCCTACTTCACAGCGGCTGCGGCAAATTATCAATGGTGCTTTGGATAGGCCTATAGAAACTGGAAAGAATAATGAGTCAATGCAAGTTCTTCGTAGTGCTGTTACGTCTCTTGCCAATAGATCTGATGGATCTTTTTCTGAGATATGCCACTGGGCTGATGGGATTCCATTGAATCTCCGCCTCTATGAAATGCTTTTAGAAGCCTGCTTTGATGTtaatgatgaaacatctataataGAGGAAGTTGATGAGCTTATGGAACACATAAAGAAGACTTGGACTATCCTTGGAATGAATCAAATGCTCCACAACCTCTGCTTTACATGGGTCTTATTTCACCGCTTTGTTGCAACTGGCCAAGTGGAAACAGATCTACTTGATGCTGCTGATGGTCAGCTGGCTGAAGTTGCAAAAGATGCAAAGACAACAAAGGATCCACAATACGCCAAGGTTTTGAGTTCTACATTAAGTTCTATATTGGGTTGGGCAGAGAAAAGGCTTCTTGCATATCATGACACATTTGATAGTGGAAATATTGAGACCATGCAGAGCATTGTTTCTCTTGGGGTTTCAGCAGCCAAGATTTTGGTTGAGGATATATCTAATGAGTACCGCAGAAAGAGGAAAGGTGAAGTTGATGTAGCTCGAAGTAGGATTGACACCTACATCAGGTCCTCACTGCGTACTGTTTTTGCTCAG AGAATGGAGAAAGCAGACTCAAGCAGAAGAGCATCCAAAAATCAGGCCAATCCTCTTCCTGTTCTGGCAATCCTTGCAAAGGATGTTGGAGAGCTGTCACTTAATGAGAAGCGAGTATTTAGTCCAATACTGAAGAGATGGCACCCTTTGGCAGCAGGCGTAGCTGTGGCCACACTGCATGCTTGCTATGGAAATGAGCTAAAACAGTTCATATCCGGCATAATGGAATTAACACCAGATGCTGTACAAGTGCTGAGAGCTGCAGATAAACTGGAGAAAGATCTTGTGCAAATTGCTGTAGAAGATTCTGTGGATAGTGATGATGGTGGGAAGGCAATAATCCGcgaaatgcctccatatgaagctgaaGCTGCAATTGCCAATCTGGTAAAAGCATGGATCAAAGCAAGACTGGATAGACTCAAGGAATGGGTCGACAGAAATTTGCAACAAGAG GTCTGGAATCCACAAGCAAATCAAGAAGGATTCGCTCCATCTGCTGTTGAAGTCCTGCGAATTATTGATGAAACTTTGGATGCTTATTTTCAGCTCCCAATACCAATGCATCCAGCATTGCTACCAGATTTGATGTCTGGCTTGGATAGGTGTCTTCAATATTATGCAAGCAAGGCAAAATCGGGCTGTG GATCACGGAACACATATGTACCAACTATGCCAGCATTAACCAGATGCACAACAGGATCAAAATTTCAAGGTGTgtggaaaaagaaagagaagtcaCCAAATCCTCAGAAGAAGAATTCTCAGGTTGCAACAATGAATGGTGATAATTCTTTTGGGATACCCCAGCTCTGTGTGCGTATAAACACATTGCACCGAATCCGAACAGAGTTGGATGTTTTGGAAAAGAGGATAATAACTCATCTAAGGAACTCTGAATCAGCTCATACAGAAGACTTTTCAAATGGCTTGGCAAAGAAGTTTGAACTTACACCATCTGCTTGTGTGGAAGGAGTTCAACAACTCAGTGAGGCACTGGCTTATAAAATTGTTTTTCATGATTTGAGTCATGTTCTGTGGGATGGTTTGTACGTTGGGGAGCCATCATCTTCTAGAATTGAGCCTTTTCTTCGGGAGCTTGAGCGGAACTTGATCATCATATCAGATACCATGCATGAAAGAGTTCGAACTCGGGTTGTTACTGACCTAATGAGAGCTTCTTTTGATGGATTTTCGCTTGTTTTGCTTGCCGGAGGCCCCTCCCGTGCTTTCACCCGTCAGGATTCTGAAATAATAGAGGATGATTTTAAATCCATTAAAGATCTATTTTTGGCCAATGGGGATGGCTTGCCTGCTGAGTTAATAGATAAGTTTTCAGTCACAGTAAGAGGCATTCTTCCCCTTTATCGAACTGATACAGAGAGCCTGATCGACCGTTTCAGACGTGTCACATTGGAGGCATATGGCTCTTCTGCCAGGTCTAGGCTTCCATTACCTCCAACTTCAGGAGAGTGGAACCCTACCGAACCAAACACACTCCTTCGTGTGTTGTGTTACCGGAATGATGAAGCAGCAACAAGGTTCCTCAAGAAGACCTATAATTTGCCTAAGAAACTGTAA
- the LOC110648764 gene encoding uncharacterized protein LOC110648764, translating into MESVASSSSSSDRRLHPHFRPTQPLQDRIFRALHHHLRLLHRSESNFFILGATGNVYTVTLTTTPSCTCPDRRSPCKHILFVLIRVLGVSLDDTCLRRRTLRPCRINRLLDTSSLSDSLASASVRQRFHQLFFQARQGGLRPQVEIEEGTMCPICLDEMEKEERVVACGTCKNVVHEDCLVRWRRSRGRRGGSCVICRARWRDQSSQERYLNLAAYVSEDDTAPSGSLCSG; encoded by the coding sequence ATGGAGTCCGTCGCCTCCAGTTCTTCCTCTTCCGACCGCCGTCTCCACCCCCACTTCAGGCCTACCCAACCCTTGCAAGATCGCATATTCCGTGCCCTCCATCACCACCTCCGACTCCTCCACCGATCCGAATCTAACTTCTTTATCTTGGGTGCCACAGGTAATGTCTACACCGTTACCTTAACCACCACCCCTTCTTGTACTTGCCCTGACCGTAGATCCCCATGCAAGCACATTCTATTCGTTCTTATTCGCGTATTGGGTGTCTCCCTTGATGATACTTGTCTCCGGAGGAGAACTCTCCGCCCCTGCAGGATCAACCGCCTACTTGACACGTCCTCACTGTCTGATTCATTAGCGAGTGCCAGCGTCCGTCAGAGGTTCCATCAGCTTTTCTTTCAGGCAAGGCAAGGTGGGTTGAGGCCTCAGGTGGAGATTGAAGAAGGAACGATGTGTCCAATTTGTCTTGATGAAATGGAGAAGGAAGAGAGGGTGGTGGCTTGTGGTACATGCAAGAATGTTGTTCATGAAGACTGCTTGGTTAGGTGGAGAAGAAGTAGGGGAAGGAGGGGAGGTAGCTGTGTGATATGTCGAGCCAGGTGGAGGGATCAGAGCTCTCAGGAGAGGTATCTGAATTTGGCAGCCTATGTCAGCGAGGATGACACGGCACCAAGTGGAAGTCTCTGTTCTGGCTAA
- the LOC110648760 gene encoding ultraviolet-B receptor UVR8, which yields MDDALRSSSNLSRKVVSVAAGEAHTLALTGDGCVYSWGRGMFGRLGIGSEADALFPVQVKCDICSESEEKRLKFVGIAAGAYHSMALADDGSVWCWGYNPYGQLGVNGENAVVPRMMEHFLGLTSFDSVTNGSETKREAPLKACSVKAGGMMSLAIDNLGTLWIWGNCPQQSSSSGESGFSLVSSFTPIPVWDFHGHTVVKVACGNEHVVALVTVGETYEGEDLVCYSWGNNNHGQLGLGDRESRIHPEIVETFNQHSPWAIYEVACGAFHTALLTHKKRPNEKLESTCWTFGLGENGQLGHGTSQSALKPEPVNELPQDAYLVSVDCGLFHTGVVSSAGDVWSWGMEKGLGLCPDARFTGTDAGDALSPLRITGPQEPRFHDPVQVVCGAAHTVLVANDGYKLWSWGRGRSGVLGTGQTIDFFAPTAVMWPPLADDFKDQGLNNVTKDDNLESKESEEVAEIEKRLSSAMEEMKLLQSKLSMMERYAGILHGSIFGKPFTEEDIPSSLRDSGTFDIAKEWEDMLESADRSKLIRLELFYRNMLSGVKDKHMKRRIQEIIKECVPSTQGK from the exons ATGGACGATGCCCTTCGCAGTTCCAGCAACTTGTCCCGCAAAGTCGTCTCTGTGGCCGCCGGCGAAGCTCACACTCTCGCCCTTACAG GAGATGGGTGCGTGTATTCTTGGGGAAGAGGAATGTTTGGGCGACTCGGGATCGGTTCTGAAGCGGATGCGCTTTTCCCAGTTCAAGTCAAGTGTGATATTTGCAGCGAATCTGAAGAGAAAAGGCTCAAGTTTGTGGGAATTGCTGCTGGCGCTTATCACAGTATGGCTCTTGCAG ATGACGGATCAGTTTGGTGCTGGGGTTATAACCCTT ATGGCCAACTTGGGGTAAATGGAGAGAATGCCGTGGTGCCTCGCATGATGGAGCATTTTCTTGGGTTGACCTCTTTTGATTCTGTAACGAATGGGTCAGAAACAAAGAGAGAAGCACCATTAAAG GCTTGTTCTGTTAAAGCAGGAGGGATGATGTCTCTAGCAATTGACAATCTTGGGACCCTGTGGATATGGGGCAATTGCCCACAGCAAAGCAGCAGCAGTGGCGAGAGTGGTTTCTCCCTGGTCAGCAGTTTCACTCCGATTCCTGTCTGGGATTTCCATGGCCACACTGTTGTAAAGGTGGCATGTGGAAATGAGCATGTTGTAGCTTTGGTAACTGTTGGAGAAACATATGAAGGTGAGGATCTAGTATGCTACTCTTGGGGAAACAATAACCATGGCCAGTTGGGTTTGGGAGATAGAGAGAGCAGAATTCATCCTGAAATTGTTGAAACATTTAACCAGCACTCTCCCTGGGCTATTTATGAGGTAGCATGCGGTGCATTTCATACCGCTTTGCTCACTCACAAAAAGAGACCCAATGAAAAATTAGAAAGCACATGCTGGACTTTTGGCCTGGGTGAAAATGGGCAGCTTGGGCATGGAACCTCCCAAAGTGCACTGAAACCTGAACCTGTAAATGAATTGCCACAAGATGCGTACCTGGTCTCTGTTGATTGTGGTTTATTTCATACTGGTGTTGTTTCATCAGCTGGTGATGTGTGGTCATGGGGAATGGAGAAAGGGCTTGGCCTCTGCCCAGATGCTAGATTTACTGGAACAGATGCAGGGGATGCTTTGTCGCCCCTACGAATAACAGGGCCGCAAGAGCCTAGATTTCATGATCCAGTCCAAGTTGTTTGTGGGGCTGCCCATACTGTTCTTGTTGCAAATGATGGATATAAGCTTTGGTCCTGGGGTAGGGGAAGAAGTGGGGTCCTTGGAACTGGGCAGACGATTGATTTTTTTGCTCCCACTGCTGTGATGTGGCCTCCATTAGCAGATGATTTCAAGGACCAAGGATTGAACAATGTTACTAAAGACGATAATCTAGAAAGCAAGGAATCAGAAGAAGTTGCAGAAATAGAAAAAAGATTGTCTTCGGCAATGGAGGAGATGAAGCTCCTTCAATCAAAGCTTTCTATGATGGAAAGATATGCTGGCATACTTCATGGTTCAATTTTTGGTAAACCTTTTACAGAGGAAGATATTCCAAGCTCGTTGCGAGATTCAGGTACTTTTGACATTGCCAAAGAATGGGAGGATATGCTAGAATCAGCAGATCGCAGTAAGCTTATTAGGTTGGAACTTTTCTACAGAAACATGCTTTCAGGTGTCAAAGACAAGCATATGAAAAGAAGGATCCAAGAGATCATAAAGGAGTGTGTCCCTTCAACTCAAGGAAAATAG